A single Kribbella aluminosa DNA region contains:
- a CDS encoding ArsR/SmtB family transcription factor, which produces MLRIHFTPRDLTRVTVATRPAPLWEVLLSLHMLQHSEGRLIFEDWRRHVRTTVGPDQMRLLLELTPARGYSPDFLTPAESAPDFDTALEQTLATPRQQVRSQLDLLKKYRPVSPWTRELAHGDSTSMQKLGRAIRTYHDVAIRPYWKSIGTHVSADHAHRGETLARFGVHRLLSSLHPRVRWVAPVLQVLDMNDRDLYLDGRGIELQPSAFCWQVPTKLRDPDLKPILVYPIQHAPGILRQASMDAAPSSDPLGSLLGSTRAAALEAAVSGCTTTELAKRCKISPAAASHQATVLREAGLITTRRSGASVRHEITQLGIWLLSGHGSGRVPTPIPGRAPA; this is translated from the coding sequence ATGCTGCGAATCCATTTCACGCCGCGCGACCTGACCCGGGTCACGGTGGCCACCAGGCCGGCACCGCTCTGGGAGGTGCTGCTGAGCCTGCACATGCTCCAGCACTCGGAAGGCCGGCTGATCTTCGAGGACTGGCGGCGCCACGTGCGCACCACCGTCGGCCCGGACCAGATGCGGCTGCTGCTCGAGCTGACCCCGGCCCGCGGGTACTCGCCGGATTTCCTGACACCGGCCGAGTCCGCGCCGGACTTCGACACCGCGCTCGAGCAGACGCTGGCGACCCCGCGGCAGCAGGTGCGCAGCCAGCTCGACCTGCTGAAGAAGTACCGCCCGGTGTCGCCGTGGACACGGGAGCTCGCGCACGGCGACAGTACGTCGATGCAGAAGCTCGGCCGGGCGATCCGGACGTACCACGACGTGGCCATCCGGCCGTACTGGAAGTCGATCGGCACCCACGTGTCCGCCGACCACGCGCACCGCGGCGAGACGCTGGCGCGGTTCGGCGTCCACCGGCTGCTGTCGTCGCTGCATCCGCGGGTCCGGTGGGTCGCACCGGTGCTGCAGGTGCTGGACATGAACGACCGCGATCTGTATCTCGATGGCAGGGGAATCGAGTTGCAGCCTTCGGCGTTCTGCTGGCAGGTACCGACGAAGCTGCGGGACCCGGACCTGAAACCGATCCTGGTCTACCCGATCCAGCACGCGCCCGGGATCCTGCGGCAGGCGTCGATGGACGCCGCACCGTCGAGCGACCCGCTGGGATCCCTGCTCGGATCGACCCGGGCCGCCGCGCTGGAGGCGGCCGTCAGCGGCTGTACGACGACCGAGCTGGCGAAGCGCTGCAAGATCTCCCCGGCGGCCGCCAGCCACCAGGCGACCGTACTGCGGGAAGCCGGGCTGATCACCACCCGCCGCTCCGGCGCCTCGGTCCGCCACGAGATCACCCAACTCGGCATCTGGCTGCTCTCCGGCCACGGCTCCGGCCGGGTCCCGACCCCCATCCCCGGACGAGCACCCGCCTAG
- a CDS encoding carbohydrate ABC transporter permease yields MTSENLRRVVSHVLLIAVAIVFLGPLVYAVSTSLKPADEVFTPTPHLFGSQLRWQNYADAFTFAPFGKYFLNSLFVAVTGTLVVVCASSMSAYAFARLKFRGREQLFVLFLGTLMVPQEVLIVPMYWLMQSLGWVDSYWALILPWAFTAFGTFLLRQFFLTVPAELEEAARVDGCGPFRSFLRIMLPLARPAIAVLTVFTFISFWGSFLWPLIIVNSVEDKGTVPLGLAQFIGQQGTQWNLMMAASIMAMIPTVLLVVLLQKHLVRGLLVTGLGGR; encoded by the coding sequence ATGACGTCTGAGAATCTCCGCCGGGTGGTCTCCCACGTGCTGCTGATCGCGGTCGCGATCGTCTTCCTCGGCCCGCTGGTGTACGCCGTCTCCACGTCGCTGAAGCCCGCGGACGAGGTGTTCACCCCGACGCCGCACCTGTTCGGGTCGCAGCTCCGCTGGCAGAACTACGCCGACGCGTTCACGTTCGCGCCGTTCGGCAAGTACTTCCTGAACAGCCTGTTCGTCGCGGTCACCGGGACGCTGGTCGTGGTCTGCGCGTCGAGCATGTCGGCGTACGCCTTCGCACGGCTGAAATTCAGGGGCCGGGAGCAACTTTTCGTGCTGTTCCTCGGTACGCTGATGGTGCCGCAGGAGGTCCTGATCGTGCCGATGTACTGGCTGATGCAGTCGCTCGGCTGGGTGGACAGCTACTGGGCGCTGATCCTGCCGTGGGCGTTCACCGCGTTCGGCACGTTCCTGCTCCGGCAGTTCTTCCTGACCGTCCCGGCCGAGCTCGAGGAGGCGGCGCGGGTGGACGGGTGCGGTCCGTTCAGGTCCTTCCTGCGGATCATGCTGCCGCTCGCGCGGCCGGCCATCGCCGTACTGACCGTGTTCACCTTCATCAGTTTCTGGGGCAGTTTCCTGTGGCCGTTGATCATCGTGAACAGCGTCGAGGACAAGGGCACCGTCCCACTCGGCCTGGCCCAGTTCATCGGCCAGCAGGGCACCCAGTGGAACCTGATGATGGCGGCCTCGATCATGGCGATGATCCCGACCGTGCTGCTTGTCGTCCTGCTGCAGAAACACCTTGTCCGCGGCCTGCTCGTCACCGGTCTGGGCGGCCGCTAA
- a CDS encoding acyl-CoA dehydrogenase family protein, which produces MSRLQQTDGLTDIQEEILKTVRAFVEAEILPVATELEHRDEYPTEIVEGLKELGLFGLMIPEEYGGLGESLLTYALCVEEIARGWMSVSGIINTHFIVAYMLLQHGTDEQKQKYLPRMATGEVRGAFSMSEPGCGSDVAAIKTKAVKDGDGYVINGQKMWLTNGGSSNLVAVLTKTDEGAESVYKNMTTFLVEKEPGFGEVDKGLTIPGKIEKMGYKGVDTTELIFDGYRIDGAQILGGVPGKGFYQMMDGVEVGRVNVAARGCGVARRAFELGISYAQQRETFGKKIAEHQAVLFRLADMAVKVEAAHELMVKAARKKDSGSRNDFEAGVAKYLASEYCSQVVEDSFRIHGGYGFSKEYEIERLYREAPMLLIGEGTADIQRMIIGRRLLEDYKL; this is translated from the coding sequence ATGAGCAGGTTGCAGCAGACTGACGGGCTGACCGACATCCAGGAGGAGATCCTGAAGACGGTCCGGGCCTTCGTCGAGGCGGAGATCCTCCCGGTCGCCACCGAGCTCGAGCACCGCGACGAGTACCCGACCGAGATCGTCGAGGGCCTCAAGGAGCTCGGCCTGTTCGGGCTGATGATCCCCGAGGAGTACGGCGGACTCGGCGAATCGCTGCTCACCTACGCCCTGTGCGTGGAGGAGATCGCCCGCGGCTGGATGAGCGTCTCCGGCATCATCAACACGCACTTCATCGTCGCGTACATGCTGCTCCAGCACGGAACCGACGAGCAGAAGCAGAAGTACCTGCCGCGGATGGCGACCGGCGAGGTCCGCGGCGCGTTCTCGATGTCCGAACCGGGCTGCGGCTCCGACGTCGCCGCGATCAAGACCAAAGCCGTAAAGGACGGCGACGGCTACGTGATCAACGGCCAGAAGATGTGGCTCACCAACGGCGGCTCGTCGAACCTGGTCGCGGTGCTGACCAAGACCGACGAGGGCGCGGAGTCGGTCTACAAGAACATGACCACTTTCCTGGTCGAGAAGGAGCCCGGGTTCGGCGAGGTCGACAAGGGCCTCACCATCCCCGGCAAGATCGAGAAGATGGGCTACAAGGGCGTCGACACGACCGAGCTGATCTTCGACGGCTACCGGATCGACGGCGCCCAGATCCTCGGCGGCGTACCGGGCAAGGGTTTCTACCAGATGATGGACGGCGTCGAGGTCGGCCGGGTGAACGTGGCCGCGCGCGGATGTGGGGTCGCGCGGCGGGCGTTCGAGCTCGGGATCTCGTACGCGCAGCAGCGCGAGACGTTCGGCAAGAAGATCGCCGAGCACCAGGCGGTGCTGTTCCGGCTGGCCGACATGGCGGTCAAGGTCGAGGCCGCGCACGAGCTGATGGTGAAGGCGGCGCGGAAGAAGGACAGCGGCTCCCGCAACGACTTCGAGGCCGGCGTCGCGAAGTACCTGGCCAGTGAGTACTGCTCGCAGGTCGTGGAGGACTCGTTCCGCATCCACGGCGGGTACGGGTTCTCGAAGGAGTACGAGATCGAGCGCCTCTACCGCGAGGCCCCGATGCTGCTGATCGGCGAGGGAACGGCCGACATCCAACGCATGATCATCGGCCGCCGCCTGCTGGAGGACTACAAACTCTAA
- a CDS encoding general stress protein → MTAQGMPSMDPRPTGLTIGTYDTYREAQRAVDYLSDEKFPVEHTTIVGNNLRQVEKITGRLTWSKALTAGVASGAWFGLFVGLLLGLFTTNNWIAAVLTGVVLGAFFGLVFGGLSYAQSAGRRDFTSRTAVVATTYDVLCDFKFAEEARNHLAKLALKGEVHPLLPDHTAQQRTQD, encoded by the coding sequence ATGACCGCGCAGGGCATGCCCTCGATGGACCCCAGGCCGACCGGCCTCACGATCGGGACGTACGACACCTACCGGGAGGCGCAGCGAGCAGTCGACTACCTCTCGGACGAGAAGTTCCCGGTCGAGCACACGACCATCGTCGGCAACAACCTCCGCCAGGTCGAGAAGATCACCGGCCGGCTCACCTGGAGCAAGGCGCTGACCGCCGGAGTTGCCAGCGGCGCCTGGTTCGGGTTGTTCGTGGGTCTGTTGCTGGGGCTCTTCACCACCAACAACTGGATCGCGGCGGTGCTGACCGGTGTGGTGCTGGGCGCCTTCTTCGGGCTGGTGTTCGGCGGCCTCAGCTACGCGCAGTCGGCCGGCCGGCGGGACTTCACCTCGCGGACCGCCGTGGTGGCGACGACGTACGACGTACTCTGCGACTTCAAGTTCGCGGAGGAGGCGCGCAACCACCTGGCCAAGCTGGCGCTGAAGGGCGAGGTGCACCCGCTGCTGCCGGACCACACGGCCCAGCAGCGCACGCAGGACTGA
- a CDS encoding alpha-L-fucosidase, with protein sequence MTDTPPAASVEKFRDWRFGLFVHWGLYALPARHEWVKNRERLTDEDYQPYFDHFEPDLYDPAKWARAAREAGMKYAVLTTKHHEGFCLWDSQVSDYTVAKTAWGKDLVGPFVEACRAEGLGVGFYHSLIDWHHPEFPIDLMHPQRDDEEAIAKAAGRDVQVYADYLHAQTRELLTNYGPIDIMWFDFSYPGRNYPDGRDGHGKGRDDWRSVELMAMVRELQPDILINDRLDIPGDFVTPEQYQPDAPMERDGVPVLWEACQTLNGSWGYDRDNLDWKSPETLVKMLVDSVSKDGNLLLNVGPTGRGEFDPRALATLADIGEWMHLHERSIRGARPADYTAPVDCRFTQKGNRLYLHLFSWPMGHIHLQGLAGKVKYAQLLNDASEIKRVVSDPHQEAQNTTMGGVSSETLTLTLPIQRPNVLVPVIELFLN encoded by the coding sequence ATGACTGATACGCCTCCCGCGGCTTCTGTGGAGAAGTTCCGCGACTGGCGGTTCGGCCTGTTCGTCCACTGGGGGCTGTACGCACTGCCGGCCCGCCACGAGTGGGTGAAGAACCGCGAGCGGCTCACCGACGAGGACTACCAGCCGTACTTCGACCACTTCGAGCCGGACCTGTACGACCCGGCCAAGTGGGCCCGGGCGGCCCGCGAGGCCGGGATGAAGTACGCCGTACTGACGACGAAGCACCACGAGGGCTTCTGCCTCTGGGACTCGCAGGTGTCCGACTACACGGTCGCGAAGACCGCCTGGGGCAAGGACCTGGTCGGGCCGTTCGTCGAGGCGTGCCGGGCCGAGGGGCTCGGCGTCGGGTTCTACCACTCGCTGATCGACTGGCACCACCCCGAGTTCCCGATCGACCTGATGCACCCGCAGCGCGACGACGAGGAGGCGATCGCGAAGGCGGCCGGGCGGGACGTCCAGGTGTACGCCGACTACCTGCACGCGCAGACCCGTGAGCTGCTGACGAACTACGGGCCGATCGACATCATGTGGTTCGACTTCTCGTACCCGGGCCGGAACTACCCCGACGGGCGCGACGGCCACGGCAAGGGGCGGGACGACTGGCGATCCGTCGAGCTGATGGCGATGGTGCGGGAGCTGCAGCCGGACATCCTGATCAACGACCGGCTGGACATCCCCGGCGACTTCGTGACGCCGGAGCAGTACCAGCCGGACGCGCCGATGGAGCGGGACGGCGTACCGGTGCTGTGGGAGGCGTGCCAGACGCTGAACGGCAGCTGGGGGTACGACCGCGACAACCTGGACTGGAAGTCGCCGGAGACGCTGGTGAAGATGCTGGTCGACTCGGTCTCGAAGGACGGCAACCTACTGCTGAACGTCGGCCCGACCGGCCGCGGCGAGTTCGACCCGCGCGCGCTGGCGACGCTGGCCGACATCGGCGAATGGATGCACCTGCACGAACGCTCGATCCGCGGCGCCCGGCCGGCCGACTACACCGCCCCGGTGGACTGCCGCTTCACCCAGAAGGGCAACCGCCTCTACCTGCACCTGTTCTCCTGGCCGATGGGTCACATCCACCTCCAGGGCCTGGCCGGCAAGGTCAAGTACGCCCAGCTCCTGAACGACGCGTCCGAGATCAAGCGCGTCGTCAGCGACCCGCACCAGGAGGCCCAGAACACCACCATGGGCGGGGTCTCGTCCGAGACGCTGACGCTGACGCTGCCGATCCAGCGCCCGAACGTGCTGGTCCCGGTGATCGAGCTGTTCCTCAACTGA
- a CDS encoding MaoC family dehydratase — protein MQFGRSYEEFEVGAIYKHWPGKTVTEYDDHLFCLLTMNHHPLHLDANYAEETTQFGKNVVVGNYIYSILLGMSVPDVSGKAIANLEIESLRHVAPTFHGDTVYGETVVLDKWESKSKDDRGVVYVETKGYKQDGTVVCLFRRKVMVPKNNYLEARGGEQPGRPTPAAD, from the coding sequence ATGCAGTTCGGGCGCAGCTACGAGGAGTTCGAGGTCGGGGCGATCTACAAGCACTGGCCGGGCAAGACGGTGACGGAGTACGACGACCACCTGTTCTGCCTGCTGACGATGAACCACCATCCGCTGCACCTGGACGCGAACTACGCGGAGGAGACCACCCAGTTCGGCAAGAACGTTGTGGTGGGCAACTACATCTACTCGATCCTGCTCGGGATGTCGGTCCCGGACGTGAGCGGCAAGGCGATCGCGAACCTGGAGATCGAGTCCCTGCGGCACGTCGCGCCGACCTTCCACGGCGACACCGTCTACGGCGAGACGGTCGTCCTGGACAAGTGGGAGTCCAAGTCCAAGGACGACCGCGGCGTCGTCTACGTGGAGACCAAGGGCTACAAGCAGGACGGTACCGTCGTCTGCCTGTTCCGCCGCAAGGTCATGGTCCCGAAGAACAACTACCTGGAAGCCCGCGGCGGCGAACAACCCGGCCGCCCGACACCCGCCGCCGACTGA
- a CDS encoding serine/threonine-protein kinase has translation MLTLLGRGGAGEVWQAEDTVLDRQVAVKLLRSLDGDPMDAVQRFRAEAQSAARLTHPNVVATYDVGTEGDRVFLVMELVQGPDLAKLMRTSGLPPAELVESIATQGARALDAAHEAGIVHRDVKPGNLLLAPDGTLKMTDFGIAKRAGNETTGLGVLLGTASYVSPEQVRGEPATPASDWYSFGCVLHELLTGTPPFTGPTADVVMRQHLDTPPPPVTRTDVPAQLAGLVTHLLAKNPAQRPSSAHQVTALLAPSNQTQVLAYTPAEVVGVGTWEQDEPQTSTHRAPSGGFPLAKAGIAAAVLVAAVLGALLLRSGVSNDAPAQAGGTPSAPVQKVTAAPRTTKPTTQKPTPTPTQTTPTKKPTQDPQTVLVQRLRTLAAQVRATQQGNGNRSKAPRDAANQLDQAAQAVDHGDLQAAAQHFYAAGQRLAEARQRHRWQATQQVASLFSTIGQSLPRPNGDNHGNNNNE, from the coding sequence TTGCTGACTCTGCTGGGCAGGGGCGGCGCGGGCGAGGTGTGGCAGGCCGAGGACACGGTTCTCGACCGGCAGGTGGCGGTGAAACTGCTCCGCAGCCTTGACGGCGACCCGATGGATGCCGTCCAGCGGTTCCGGGCCGAGGCTCAGTCAGCCGCTCGGCTGACCCACCCGAACGTGGTGGCGACGTACGACGTCGGCACCGAGGGCGACCGCGTGTTCCTGGTGATGGAGCTCGTCCAGGGCCCGGACCTGGCGAAGCTGATGCGTACGTCGGGACTCCCGCCCGCCGAGCTGGTCGAAAGCATCGCGACCCAGGGCGCCCGCGCGCTGGACGCCGCGCACGAGGCCGGCATCGTGCACCGCGACGTGAAGCCGGGCAACCTGCTGCTGGCACCGGACGGCACGCTCAAGATGACCGACTTCGGTATCGCCAAGCGTGCCGGCAACGAGACGACCGGTCTGGGCGTCCTGCTCGGTACGGCGTCGTACGTGTCGCCTGAGCAGGTCCGAGGCGAGCCGGCAACGCCTGCCAGCGACTGGTACTCGTTCGGCTGCGTCCTGCACGAGCTCCTGACCGGTACGCCGCCGTTCACCGGGCCGACCGCGGACGTGGTGATGCGGCAGCACCTGGACACACCACCTCCGCCCGTGACGCGTACCGACGTACCAGCTCAGCTGGCCGGCCTCGTCACGCACCTGCTGGCTAAGAACCCGGCCCAGCGGCCGTCTTCCGCCCACCAGGTGACGGCGCTGCTCGCGCCGAGCAACCAGACCCAGGTGCTGGCCTACACCCCGGCCGAGGTGGTCGGGGTCGGGACGTGGGAACAGGACGAGCCGCAGACCAGCACCCACCGGGCGCCGAGCGGTGGGTTCCCGCTGGCGAAGGCCGGCATAGCCGCCGCCGTGCTGGTGGCTGCTGTGCTGGGCGCGCTGCTGTTGCGGTCGGGTGTCTCCAACGACGCGCCGGCACAGGCGGGCGGTACGCCCTCGGCCCCGGTGCAGAAGGTCACGGCCGCGCCCAGGACAACAAAGCCGACCACACAGAAGCCCACGCCTACGCCTACGCAGACCACGCCCACGAAGAAGCCGACGCAGGACCCGCAGACAGTCCTGGTGCAGCGGCTGCGGACACTGGCCGCACAGGTACGCGCAACCCAGCAGGGGAACGGGAATCGCAGCAAGGCTCCACGTGACGCAGCGAACCAGCTGGACCAGGCTGCGCAGGCGGTCGACCACGGTGACCTGCAGGCCGCCGCGCAACACTTCTACGCCGCCGGGCAGCGTCTGGCCGAGGCACGGCAGCGCCACCGCTGGCAGGCCACGCAGCAGGTCGCCTCGCTGTTCTCGACCATCGGGCAGTCACTTCCGCGGCCGAACGGTGACAACCACGGGAACAACAACAACGAGTGA
- a CDS encoding magnesium and cobalt transport protein CorA, which translates to MAGRRWDMGATRRVGRVFARRGGAAGRPSDEVVTGKLEGALVDWGLYRDGVRDHRVASYTEALDRARRGQGFVWIGLFQPTDHQLAIIGAEFGLHPLALEDASEAHQRPKLERYGDTLFAVFKTVTYVPHGDLTATSEVVATGEVMVFCGPGFVVTVRHGEHSELTGLRQHLEKEPHRLATGPGAVLHAIADHVVDRYLEVSDAVQADIDLIETDMFTPRGWRNIDRVYQLKREVLELKRAVAPLTGPMRALATARHPLIADETRNYFRDVDDHLQRVKEQVISFDELLSSILQAGLAQVQVAENEDMRRISAWVAILAVPTMIAGIYGMNFDYMPELRLKYAYFVVLGVMACACFTLYRLFKRNHWL; encoded by the coding sequence ATGGCCGGGCGACGATGGGACATGGGCGCGACACGCCGTGTGGGACGAGTGTTCGCCCGCCGCGGCGGCGCTGCCGGACGGCCCTCGGACGAGGTGGTCACCGGGAAGCTCGAGGGCGCCCTGGTCGACTGGGGGCTGTACCGGGACGGTGTCCGCGACCACCGGGTCGCGTCGTACACCGAGGCACTCGACCGGGCCCGTCGCGGGCAGGGGTTCGTCTGGATCGGCCTGTTCCAGCCGACCGACCATCAGCTGGCGATCATCGGCGCCGAGTTCGGGCTGCACCCGCTGGCGCTGGAGGACGCGTCCGAGGCACACCAGCGCCCCAAGCTCGAGCGGTACGGCGACACGCTGTTCGCGGTGTTCAAGACGGTCACGTACGTCCCGCACGGGGACCTGACCGCGACCAGCGAGGTGGTGGCCACCGGAGAGGTGATGGTGTTCTGCGGCCCCGGCTTCGTGGTCACGGTGCGCCACGGTGAACACAGCGAGTTGACCGGGCTCCGCCAGCACCTGGAGAAGGAGCCGCACCGGTTGGCGACCGGCCCCGGCGCCGTACTGCACGCGATCGCGGACCATGTCGTCGACCGGTACCTGGAGGTCTCGGACGCCGTACAGGCCGACATCGACCTGATCGAGACCGACATGTTCACGCCGCGCGGCTGGCGGAACATCGACCGGGTGTACCAGCTGAAACGCGAGGTACTGGAGCTCAAGCGGGCGGTGGCGCCGCTGACCGGGCCGATGCGCGCGCTGGCGACGGCGCGGCACCCGCTGATCGCCGACGAGACCAGGAACTACTTCCGCGACGTCGACGACCATCTGCAGCGGGTGAAGGAGCAGGTGATCTCGTTCGACGAGCTGCTCAGCTCGATCCTGCAGGCCGGGCTGGCCCAGGTGCAGGTCGCCGAGAACGAGGACATGCGCCGGATCTCCGCCTGGGTCGCGATCCTCGCCGTACCGACCATGATCGCCGGGATCTACGGGATGAACTTCGACTACATGCCGGAGCTGCGGCTGAAGTACGCGTACTTCGTGGTGCTCGGTGTGATGGCCTGCGCTTGTTTCACCCTTTACCGACTGTTCAAGCGGAACCACTGGCTTTGA
- a CDS encoding carbohydrate ABC transporter permease: protein MLNETVAPAENVRSGRRPALRKDGRYASVFLAPSLGGLALFTLFPTAMALAISLFDWPVFGERKFLGFGNYSHLLSDPVFRRVVLNTGLFVALYVPLNVIVSLGLATWLGPKIKGRQAFRVLFFIPVMTPMVANVMVWRLLFQPGGLLDAGLSSWFGIHAPNFLGSSNWAMPAIVAMSIWQGFGYNFLVFSAAIDQVPQSQLESAQIDGAGPFQRFRYVTWPMITPSLFFATTMTLITSFQVFAQPFILTQGGPGVATQTIVMYVYNQGWQFLSMGLASAAGWVLFVIIMGITAIQFVGQRKWVNYDV, encoded by the coding sequence ATGCTGAACGAAACCGTCGCCCCGGCCGAGAACGTTCGGTCGGGGCGCCGGCCCGCGCTCCGGAAGGACGGGCGCTACGCGTCGGTGTTCCTGGCCCCGAGCCTGGGCGGGCTGGCACTGTTCACGTTGTTCCCGACCGCGATGGCGCTCGCGATCAGCCTGTTCGACTGGCCGGTGTTCGGCGAGCGGAAGTTCCTCGGGTTCGGCAACTACTCGCATCTGCTGAGCGATCCGGTGTTCCGCCGCGTGGTCCTGAACACCGGGCTGTTCGTGGCGCTGTACGTGCCGCTGAACGTGATCGTCTCGCTCGGGCTGGCGACCTGGCTCGGGCCGAAGATCAAGGGCCGGCAGGCGTTCCGGGTGCTGTTCTTCATCCCGGTGATGACGCCGATGGTCGCGAACGTGATGGTCTGGCGGCTGCTGTTCCAGCCCGGCGGACTGCTCGACGCGGGCCTGAGCAGCTGGTTCGGGATCCACGCGCCGAACTTCCTCGGCTCCTCCAACTGGGCGATGCCGGCGATCGTCGCGATGTCGATCTGGCAGGGATTCGGGTACAACTTCCTGGTCTTCTCCGCGGCCATCGACCAGGTGCCGCAGTCGCAGCTGGAGTCGGCGCAGATCGACGGCGCCGGCCCGTTCCAGCGGTTCCGGTACGTCACCTGGCCGATGATCACGCCGTCGCTGTTCTTCGCCACCACGATGACGCTGATCACCTCGTTCCAGGTGTTCGCGCAGCCGTTCATCCTCACCCAGGGCGGTCCGGGTGTCGCCACCCAGACGATCGTCATGTACGTCTACAACCAGGGCTGGCAGTTCCTCAGCATGGGGCTCGCGTCGGCGGCCGGGTGGGTGCTGTTCGTGATCATCATGGGCATCACCGCGATCCAGTTCGTCGGCCAGCGGAAGTGGGTGAACTATGACGTCTGA